A window of Pararhodobacter sp. genomic DNA:
CAAGAGGCTGGTGTTCACGTCTTCAATCTTGTCCGAAAACCGCCTCGAAACTGCGTTTCAGCGCGACGTCCAGATCATCCATGCTGACCGGCAGACCCAGATCCACCAACGACGTGACGCCATGCTCGCGAATGCCGCAGGGCACGATCCCGTCGAAATGGCTCAGATCCGGCTCCAGATTGATCGAAATCCCATGAAAACTGACCCAGCGCCGCAGTTTCACGCCAATCGCCGCGATCTTGTCCTCGCGCAGGGCGCCATCGGGGTTGCCCGGCTTGTCCGGCCGTGTGACCCAGACGCCGACCCGCCCCGCGCGGCGCTCACCCTTGATGTTGAACTCGGCCAGGGTTTGAATGACCCAGGCCTCCAGCCTGTTGACGAAGCACCGGACATCGCGTCCGCGCGTGTTCAGGTCCAGCAGGACATAGGCCACACGCTGCCCCGGTCCATGATAGGTGTATTGCCCGCCACGCCCCGCCGTGAACACGGGAAAGCGGTCCGGATCGGTCAGATCCTCGGGCTTGGCCGATGTCCCGGCGGTATAGAGGGCAGGGTGCTCCAGCAGCCAAACGGCCTCATCGGCGCGCCCGGCTGCGATCTCGGCCACGCGCTGCTCCATCAAGGCCAGCGTTTCGGCATAGGGCTGAAGCCCCGGCATGACCGTCCATTCCATAGCAGTTTACTTTTCTTTGAACCCTTGGGCGCACCCTAACGACAGTATGCTGTCAGTCAATCACGCGCGCCAATGAGGTGCATCGTGCCTTTCAGGCTTGGACCGAATCACGCAGCAGGTTACGCTGATTCGCAATAGGGTTGTATTTTTTCCTCGGGAGTCTCTCATGAGCCGCAAGATTTTCACCACCACCGCCTTGGCAGCCACGCTGTTGTCGACGTCTGTTGAACGCGCGCAGGCTGATTTTGGCGATGCCTTGGTCGGCGGGATTGTCGGCGGTGTGATCGTTGGCGCTATCCATGATCGCAATCATCGACCCAGCCGCAGCGCGCCGCGCGGTGTCTCGTCCGCATCCCGGCAACTGGCGCGCGACGTGCAGACCGCGCTCAACCACTTCTATTTCAACGTCGGCGCACCGGATGGCGTATTGGGGCGGCAATCGCGCGCCGGAATTTCACAGTATCAGGCTTATCTGGGCTTCCCCAGCACCGGGGATCTGAGCGAATTCGAACGTCAGGTTCTGATCACGGCGTATCAACGGGCGCAGTTCGGCGGCCCTCAGGTGACGCAGGTTGTGGCCAACCATCCGCAGGGGATGCGTGGGCTCCTGACCGTTGTGCGCGACGAAATGCTGGGGGTTTCGCGTCCGCCGGTGGTCGAAGCGGCCGCACCCGTGGCGCCTCAGCCGCAGGCCCCGGCGCCAGCCCCGGTGCAAACAGCAGCACCCGCCGCGCCACCGGCTGCACCCGCCGTGCCGAATTTCTTTAACGGTCAGGCCACGGGCGGCGCGTCCGGCGTTTCGCTGGCCTCGCATTGCAACCGGGTTGCCTTGGTCACGTCATCGAACGGCGGCTACACCGAATTGGGCACCATGACCGACCCGATCTTTGCCCTGAACGAGCAGTTCTGCCTTGCGCGCAGCTATGCCATCGCCGAGGGCGAATCACTGGTCGCGCAGGTCCCCGGTGCCACGCCGCAGAGCATCGCGCAGCAATGTCAGGGGCTTGAGCCGCTGTTGCAGACCCATGTGGCCTCGCTGTCCTTGCAGCCGCGCAATCTTGTTTTGCAAGGCGTGATGCAATTCGTTCTGAATTCCGGGATGACCTCGACCGATCTTGCGGGCACGGCGCGGATCTGTCTGTCGAGCGGCTATCTGACCGACAACATGACCATCGCGATCGGTTCGGCGCTGATTCTGGTGACGCTGGGCGAGGCAAGTTATGGGGAATTGCCGGGGCACCACCTGATGCAGGGGATCGGTACGGCGCAACAACGTGACTTCGCGGCCGAGTGGCTGCGTGCCAGTTTGCCAAGCGCCGGCGCCACAACGACCGAGGTGTCGTTCACGCCGGGTCCCGAGTCGCGCAACGCGCTGATTCTCGCGGCTGTAGATGGCGCAACCGGCGGTGCCGTCAGTGTGACCGCGCCTGCCCCTGCGCCCGCGCCAGTGACCGCCCCGGTGACCAAGTAGTCGCGATCAGAGCCTGGTTTGGCAGCAGACGTTGATCCCCGTTCGCATTGCGGACGGGGATTTCCTTTTCCCCCTTCACATCCCATGTTGAACCCGCTAAGAGCAGCGCACCAATCCCAGTGCGGTCGTGGCGGAATTGGTAGACGCGCAGCGTTGAGGTCGCTGTGGGCTAACCCCCGTGGAAGTTCGAGTCTTCTCGACCGCACCAATTTTCCCTGAAAATCAAGACAACCCCTCTTGGGGCCACGTCCTGTTTCGGCGGCTTCCCAAAAGACAAATCGCCACTATCGAGGCCCGTTGCGGGAAATTGTCCTGAAATATGGCGAAAACGCACGGCATTTGTCGTCTTTCGGTGTCGGACCCGGGCAGAGCTGTGATAGGGTCTTGAAAACGACAAGGCGTCTGGATTTACTTGACGTCAGAAAAACAAAAAAATGCTGATCAGCAGGGGAGTGACTGGTGTCAACAGACCGGACCGACGAGTTCGTCGTTTTTGACCGCGTGCAGAAAAGCTATGACGGCGTGAATCTCGTCGTCAAAGATTTGAATCTCAGTATGCCAAAAGGTGAGTTCCTGACCATGTTGGGGCCATCGGGATCGGGCAAGACAACTTGCCTGATGATGCTGGCAGGTTTTGAAACCGCCACGCATGGAGACATTCGGCTGAACGGAAGGCCGATCAACAACATTCCACCGCACAAGCGCGGCATTGGCATGGTGTTCCAGAATTACGCCTTGTTCCCGCATATGACCATTGGCGAGAACCTCGGGTTCCCGCTGGAAGTGCGTGGCATGGGCAAGTCCGAGCGCGAGGCGAAAATCAAGCGCGCCTTGGGCATGGTGCAGATGGAAGAGTTCGTCAACCGCCGCCCCGCGCAATTGTCTGGGGGCCAGCAACAGCGGGTCGCCTTGGCCCGCGCCCTGGTGTTCGAGCCCGAGTTGGTCTTGATGGACGAACCGCTGGGCGCGCTGGACAAGCAGTTGCGCGAGCATATGCAATTCGAGATCACCCGCCTGGCCCGCGAATTGGGGATCACCACGGTCTACGTCACCCACGACCAGACCGAGGCCTTGACCATGTCGGACCGGGTCGCGGTGTTCAACGATGGCCGCATTCAGCAATTGGCACCGCCCGAGGATCTGTATGAACGCCCCAACAACAGCTTTGTGGCGCAGTTCATCGGCGAGAACAACAAGTTGGACGGGGTCATCCAGACCATAAATGGCGACCGGTGCACCGTGCGTCTGGATGACGGCACGGTGGTTGATGCGGAGCCTGTGAACGTGACCAAGGTCGGTGAACGCACCCGCGTGTCGATCCGGCCCGAGCGCGTCGAATCCAACCCGGATCGCCTGCACAAAGATTTGCATATGATCGACGCCGAAGTGCTGGAGTTCATCTATATGGGTGACACCTTCCGCACGCGGCTTCGTGTTGCCGGGCATGATGATTTTGTGATGAAATATCGCAATGCGCAGGATCAATCCCGTTACAAAAAGGGCGACAAGATCCGCATTGGATGGCGCCCCGAAGATTGTCGCGCGCTCGACGCCTGATAGCGCAGCGCCGCGATGCAGGGCTGCTTGCGTCCGCAAGGCATCCCAAAAAATCAAGACGCGGACAGTTACGACTAGGGAGTATAAAATGAAAATGAAAACCGTTCTGAAAGGTGCCGCCGGCATCGTGGCACTGACCGTTGGCAGTGCAACAGCCGAAAGCCACATGTCCAATGAAATGACCATCGTGTCCTGGGGCGGTGCCTACCAGCAGTCGCAGGTCGATGCCTATCACAACCCCTATATGGCGTTGCATCCTGAAGTGACGATCATCACCGACGAAAGCTCGGGCGATGCGGTCGCGCGGCTGCGTGCCATGCACGAAGCAGGCAACATGACCTGGGATCTGGTCGACGTTGTCGCGTCCGACGCGATGCGTCTGTGCGATGAGGGTCTGGCCGAGGAGATCGACCACGACACCGCATTGGCCGCTGCCCCCGATGGCACCACGGCCAGCGAAGACTTTGGCGAAATGATCGTGTCCGAGTGCTTCATCCCGCAGATCGTCTACTCGACAACCTTCGGCTATCGCACCGACATGGTCCCCGAGGGCGTTGCCCCGCCGACCGATGCCTGCGCCGTGTTCGATCTGGAGACCTATCCTGGCCGCCGCGCGCTGGAGCGTCGTCCGATCGGCAACATGGAGTGGGCGCTGCTGTGTGACGGCGTGCCGATCGACGAAGTCTATGACCTGCTGGAAACCGACGAAGGCATCGAGCGCGCCTTCGCGATGCTCGACACCATCAAGGACGACACCATCTGGTGGACCGCGGGCGCTGAAACGCCGCAGCTGTTGGCCGATGGCGAAGTCTTCATGGGCTCGACCTATAACGGCCGTCTGTTTGCCGCGATCGCCGAGCAAAATCAGCCGATCGGCATGGCCTGGGGCTATCAGATGTTCGACCTTGACGGGTGGATCGTTCCGGTTGGCCTGTCCCCCGAGGCACATGCCCGCGTGATGGACTTCTTGAACTTTGCCACCGACACGCAGCGTCTGGCGGATCAGGCGGCCTATATCTCGTATGGTCCGGCACGCACGTCGTCGGCACCGCTGGTTGGCAATCACGCCACGCTGGGGATTCCGATGGGGCCGCATATGCCGACCGCACCTGAGAACCTGGAAGGCGCGTTCCTGTTCAACTACATCTGGTGGGCAGATTACCGCGATGAGCTGGATGCCCGCTTCCAGGCGTGGCTGGCCCAGTAAGCGACCAAAAGGACCGACCCGGGCATTCCGGGTCGGTCCCCTTCGAATACGATGGTTGCTTGAAACGGCTGCCAACAGTCTCAGGGATAATGCTCCATGACTTCTCAGGCGACTGACCTCGACAGTTTGGATTCGCGCGGCGGAATCCCACTGAAACGAAGCCTCGCAATTGCGCTTCGGCGTCAAAAACTGCGCGCGTTTCTGCT
This region includes:
- a CDS encoding extracellular solute-binding protein, with the translated sequence MKMKTVLKGAAGIVALTVGSATAESHMSNEMTIVSWGGAYQQSQVDAYHNPYMALHPEVTIITDESSGDAVARLRAMHEAGNMTWDLVDVVASDAMRLCDEGLAEEIDHDTALAAAPDGTTASEDFGEMIVSECFIPQIVYSTTFGYRTDMVPEGVAPPTDACAVFDLETYPGRRALERRPIGNMEWALLCDGVPIDEVYDLLETDEGIERAFAMLDTIKDDTIWWTAGAETPQLLADGEVFMGSTYNGRLFAAIAEQNQPIGMAWGYQMFDLDGWIVPVGLSPEAHARVMDFLNFATDTQRLADQAAYISYGPARTSSAPLVGNHATLGIPMGPHMPTAPENLEGAFLFNYIWWADYRDELDARFQAWLAQ
- a CDS encoding ABC transporter ATP-binding protein; this translates as MSTDRTDEFVVFDRVQKSYDGVNLVVKDLNLSMPKGEFLTMLGPSGSGKTTCLMMLAGFETATHGDIRLNGRPINNIPPHKRGIGMVFQNYALFPHMTIGENLGFPLEVRGMGKSEREAKIKRALGMVQMEEFVNRRPAQLSGGQQQRVALARALVFEPELVLMDEPLGALDKQLREHMQFEITRLARELGITTVYVTHDQTEALTMSDRVAVFNDGRIQQLAPPEDLYERPNNSFVAQFIGENNKLDGVIQTINGDRCTVRLDDGTVVDAEPVNVTKVGERTRVSIRPERVESNPDRLHKDLHMIDAEVLEFIYMGDTFRTRLRVAGHDDFVMKYRNAQDQSRYKKGDKIRIGWRPEDCRALDA
- a CDS encoding peptidoglycan-binding domain-containing protein; this encodes MSRKIFTTTALAATLLSTSVERAQADFGDALVGGIVGGVIVGAIHDRNHRPSRSAPRGVSSASRQLARDVQTALNHFYFNVGAPDGVLGRQSRAGISQYQAYLGFPSTGDLSEFERQVLITAYQRAQFGGPQVTQVVANHPQGMRGLLTVVRDEMLGVSRPPVVEAAAPVAPQPQAPAPAPVQTAAPAAPPAAPAVPNFFNGQATGGASGVSLASHCNRVALVTSSNGGYTELGTMTDPIFALNEQFCLARSYAIAEGESLVAQVPGATPQSIAQQCQGLEPLLQTHVASLSLQPRNLVLQGVMQFVLNSGMTSTDLAGTARICLSSGYLTDNMTIAIGSALILVTLGEASYGELPGHHLMQGIGTAQQRDFAAEWLRASLPSAGATTTEVSFTPGPESRNALILAAVDGATGGAVSVTAPAPAPAPVTAPVTK
- the lipB gene encoding lipoyl(octanoyl) transferase LipB, with amino-acid sequence MEWTVMPGLQPYAETLALMEQRVAEIAAGRADEAVWLLEHPALYTAGTSAKPEDLTDPDRFPVFTAGRGGQYTYHGPGQRVAYVLLDLNTRGRDVRCFVNRLEAWVIQTLAEFNIKGERRAGRVGVWVTRPDKPGNPDGALREDKIAAIGVKLRRWVSFHGISINLEPDLSHFDGIVPCGIREHGVTSLVDLGLPVSMDDLDVALKRSFEAVFGQD